One stretch of Nitrosococcus watsonii C-113 DNA includes these proteins:
- a CDS encoding AI-2E family transporter gives MLSNSQEPPSSPVAGPIDIRSTALVLLALFAALLILEWTQAVLVPLVFSILVSYSLDPIVSALERVKIPRWLGAMLLVTVFIGLVGYSSYTLRDQATELLDKIPQAVQTLRYSLQAEPARPREGIIQKVQEAAEKIQEATKPADDGHDTHKPGVMKVEIVEPGLKLGEYVWWGSLGAMAFVGQVATVVMLVLLFLTSGDTYKRKLVKITGPTLSKKKVTVEILDDINIQIRRYLFVLVISGAFVGLVTWGAFLWIGLEQAALWGLIAGVASTIPYLGPAMVFAATTIVALAQFGTLTMGLTVGAISLLITGIQGYWLTPWLTSRTSSLNAVVVFVGLLFWGWLWGPIGLIVATPILIIIKVCCDHVENLTSLGELMGKGSHED, from the coding sequence ATGTTATCGAATTCCCAAGAACCGCCGTCTTCCCCGGTAGCTGGTCCCATTGATATCCGCAGCACTGCACTAGTGCTGCTCGCTCTATTTGCCGCGCTCCTGATACTAGAATGGACCCAGGCGGTGTTAGTGCCCCTAGTATTCAGTATATTAGTAAGCTATTCCCTGGACCCCATCGTCAGCGCCCTGGAACGAGTCAAAATTCCCCGTTGGCTGGGCGCCATGCTACTGGTAACGGTGTTTATAGGACTGGTAGGCTATAGCAGCTATACCCTTAGAGACCAGGCCACGGAGCTTCTGGATAAAATTCCCCAGGCAGTGCAAACATTACGCTATTCCCTGCAAGCTGAACCTGCCAGGCCCCGTGAGGGAATCATCCAGAAAGTCCAGGAGGCCGCGGAAAAAATCCAGGAAGCCACCAAGCCTGCGGATGATGGTCACGATACCCATAAGCCAGGGGTGATGAAGGTAGAAATCGTGGAGCCAGGACTCAAGCTGGGAGAATATGTCTGGTGGGGATCGCTGGGAGCCATGGCCTTCGTAGGGCAGGTGGCTACGGTCGTTATGCTGGTGCTTTTATTCTTAACTTCTGGCGATACCTATAAACGCAAACTAGTGAAGATCACTGGCCCTACGCTCTCCAAAAAGAAGGTAACGGTGGAGATACTGGATGATATCAACATCCAGATCCGTCGCTATTTGTTTGTATTGGTGATTTCAGGGGCTTTCGTGGGGCTAGTCACTTGGGGCGCCTTCCTATGGATCGGGCTAGAACAAGCAGCGCTCTGGGGACTCATTGCCGGAGTAGCAAGCACCATACCCTACCTCGGACCCGCCATGGTGTTCGCCGCTACTACCATCGTGGCGCTAGCGCAGTTTGGCACCCTTACGATGGGACTTACCGTTGGCGCCATCTCCCTCCTCATTACCGGCATCCAAGGCTATTGGCTTACCCCTTGGTTGACCAGCCGCACCTCCAGCCTCAATGCGGTGGTCGTCTTCGTGGGCCTTCTATTCTGGGGCTGGCTATGGGGACCCATCGGACTCATCGTCGCCACCCCCATCCTGATCATCATTAAAGTCTGTTGCGATCATGTGGAAAATCTAACCTCTCTCGGCGAACTGATGGGGAAAGGCTCCCATGAAGATTAA
- a CDS encoding DnaJ C-terminal domain-containing protein, whose amino-acid sequence MEFKDYYQIMDIKRDATQDEIKRAYRKLARKYHPDVSKEPGAEARFKEVGEAYEVLKDPEKRAAYDQLGANWKEGQDFRPPPDWDQGFEFHGGGFTGGDAEQFSDFFESLFGRGGFGGRRQREFHARGEDTYAKILIDLEDAYQGTSRTITLKHTELGPDGRPQLKERTLNVRIPKGVHQGQNIRLAGQGGAGAGKGGAGDLYLEVAFKPHPFYKAEGKDVYLNLPVAPWEAALGATVKVPTLSGTVDLKIPPNSWSGRKLRLKGRGIPAKEPGDFYLVLEIVLPKADTDKAKAAYAEFEKALGFNPRAELGV is encoded by the coding sequence ATGGAATTTAAAGATTATTACCAAATCATGGACATCAAGCGTGATGCCACGCAGGATGAGATCAAGCGCGCCTACCGCAAACTGGCGCGCAAATACCACCCGGACGTGAGTAAGGAACCGGGAGCTGAGGCACGCTTTAAGGAGGTTGGCGAGGCTTACGAGGTTCTCAAGGACCCGGAAAAGCGCGCCGCCTATGACCAATTAGGCGCCAACTGGAAGGAGGGTCAGGATTTCCGGCCGCCGCCAGATTGGGATCAGGGATTCGAGTTCCACGGTGGCGGTTTTACCGGGGGCGATGCTGAACAGTTCAGTGATTTCTTCGAGAGCTTGTTTGGGCGCGGTGGGTTTGGCGGGCGCAGGCAACGGGAGTTTCATGCCCGGGGCGAGGATACCTACGCTAAGATTCTGATCGACCTGGAGGACGCCTACCAGGGAACTAGTCGAACGATCACGCTCAAGCATACCGAACTTGGCCCCGATGGCCGACCCCAACTCAAAGAACGTACGCTCAATGTGCGTATCCCCAAGGGCGTGCATCAGGGGCAGAATATTCGTCTAGCCGGGCAGGGCGGGGCCGGTGCCGGTAAGGGGGGCGCCGGCGACTTATATCTGGAAGTCGCGTTCAAGCCCCATCCTTTCTACAAGGCCGAGGGTAAGGATGTTTACCTAAACTTGCCGGTGGCGCCTTGGGAAGCAGCTTTAGGCGCCACAGTCAAGGTGCCGACACTCTCGGGAACCGTTGATCTGAAGATTCCTCCAAACTCATGGAGTGGACGCAAACTGCGCCTCAAGGGCCGGGGCATTCCCGCCAAAGAACCAGGGGATTTTTATCTAGTGTTGGAGATTGTCCTGCCCAAAGCGGATACAGACAAGGCCAAGGCGGCCTATGCGGAATTTGAGAAGGCGCTCGGCTTCAATCCACGCGCCGAACTGGGAGTGTGA
- a CDS encoding chaperone modulator CbpM: MMNSLTGEILEEDVELTLTELCQTCQVTAERVFQLVEYGVVEPQGYWPKQWRFRGVSVRRIRCAQRLEQDLEVNLAGTALALELLDELTQLRARLQRLEG; this comes from the coding sequence ATGATGAACTCGTTAACAGGTGAAATCCTAGAAGAGGATGTGGAATTGACTCTAACGGAACTATGCCAGACCTGCCAGGTAACGGCCGAGCGGGTATTTCAGCTGGTTGAGTACGGCGTGGTTGAGCCACAGGGATACTGGCCTAAGCAGTGGCGCTTTCGCGGTGTCAGCGTGCGGCGTATCCGCTGCGCCCAGCGTCTGGAGCAGGATTTGGAGGTCAATCTTGCCGGTACCGCGCTGGCCCTGGAGTTGTTGGACGAATTGACGCAGCTACGCGCACGGCTGCAAAGGCTCGAAGGTTAG
- a CDS encoding PepSY domain-containing protein, giving the protein MKLATIISIFSVLTILPAMVLAGDKPPQDGKPLSEIVKSLEEQGFKQISEIEFDDGKWEVDVYKDNQKRELEVDPSSGEILSDKLDD; this is encoded by the coding sequence ATGAAATTAGCTACAATCATTAGCATCTTTTCGGTGCTTACTATCCTTCCAGCCATGGTGTTAGCAGGTGATAAACCACCGCAAGATGGCAAGCCGCTCTCAGAGATTGTGAAAAGTCTTGAGGAACAAGGGTTCAAGCAAATCTCAGAAATAGAGTTCGATGACGGCAAATGGGAAGTTGACGTTTACAAAGACAACCAAAAACGCGAACTGGAAGTCGATCCTTCTTCTGGCGAGATTTTGTCCGATAAGCTTGACGATTAG
- a CDS encoding beta/alpha barrel domain-containing protein codes for MFACLKLGVSVIDSAVAGLGGCPYAKGATGNMATEDVVYMLEGMGIETGVDLEKLIGVGRHICQALERENQSRVGRAGISLLKQVI; via the coding sequence ATTTTTGCTTGCCTGAAACTTGGGGTCTCCGTTATTGACAGCGCTGTGGCTGGTTTGGGCGGGTGTCCTTATGCCAAGGGAGCCACCGGCAATATGGCAACGGAAGATGTCGTTTATATGTTGGAGGGAATGGGTATTGAAACGGGCGTGGATCTGGAAAAGCTGATCGGGGTGGGCCGTCATATTTGCCAAGCGTTGGAGCGCGAGAACCAAAGCCGGGTAGGCCGGGCGGGGATAAGCCTCTTGAAGCAGGTAATTTGA
- a CDS encoding Hsp70 family protein, giving the protein MCHQKVKENYLLDKDKVCYLIGCPTAWPNDAVEEYRRVFVEAGLPHPLVVRESWAALIHARDSRRLDSENKNFDENLDVPIVVIDIGSSTTDITYINKLQVKDVESGYDLGAGLIDEYILEENLKKRMNPSDRQWWGEHFARDPKDRRRALFVARKLKEEYFKVSKARRKKNLPESKTKYLVKKLELETSQEMIDDAVHRYRYEQLAGKTWADAYRELLQKIRSRLDSPPAFILLTGGASRMEFPGEICKEIFGEGTFGKKDSIKHESSPETMVASGLARTGRWLQRCRTFAEEIENTFTVEALKEKLEPEVPKAIEAFLLKSLDSTFKGIMPACIDEWKEGKIKAADGLAKAFIEKGREWEASGEGREIKNEAAQQLIKVVLHHVEADAEKIASQYSIPSRKLHFELDVGNVPHLVEIQEWLENEYYVGFDKAVGELIDWFKGWADWAAPLVKGALWLVGQFEVLIVPAVGGLLSDAEAEQHTQRLAEELHTQMLKQFRDQQKSVLPWIR; this is encoded by the coding sequence GTGTGTCATCAAAAGGTAAAAGAAAACTACCTGCTGGATAAAGATAAAGTGTGCTATTTAATCGGGTGTCCAACCGCATGGCCGAATGATGCGGTAGAGGAATACCGCAGGGTGTTCGTCGAGGCGGGTCTCCCTCATCCTCTCGTGGTGCGGGAGTCCTGGGCAGCCTTGATCCATGCCCGTGATTCAAGGCGGCTTGATTCTGAAAATAAAAACTTTGATGAAAACCTCGACGTACCCATTGTTGTGATTGATATTGGTTCGTCGACTACCGACATTACTTATATCAATAAACTGCAAGTGAAGGATGTGGAAAGCGGATACGATCTGGGGGCCGGCCTGATCGATGAATACATTTTGGAAGAAAACCTCAAGAAGCGGATGAATCCGTCAGACCGTCAATGGTGGGGAGAGCACTTCGCCCGAGATCCAAAGGATCGACGGCGAGCATTATTCGTTGCCCGCAAGTTGAAAGAAGAATACTTTAAGGTCAGCAAGGCCAGACGCAAAAAAAACCTGCCCGAGAGCAAGACCAAGTACTTGGTTAAAAAACTGGAACTTGAGACAAGTCAAGAGATGATTGATGATGCTGTTCATAGGTATCGCTACGAGCAATTGGCTGGCAAAACCTGGGCCGACGCCTACCGCGAGTTGCTGCAAAAAATCCGCTCGCGCTTGGATTCTCCACCTGCCTTCATTCTTTTGACAGGCGGGGCGTCACGCATGGAGTTCCCCGGGGAAATTTGTAAGGAAATCTTCGGCGAGGGGACCTTCGGTAAGAAGGACTCCATCAAACATGAATCGAGCCCGGAAACCATGGTCGCCAGTGGCCTAGCACGAACTGGTCGCTGGTTGCAACGCTGCCGCACGTTTGCCGAGGAAATCGAAAACACCTTTACCGTTGAGGCCCTGAAGGAGAAACTCGAACCCGAGGTGCCTAAGGCGATCGAAGCATTTCTGTTAAAGTCGCTTGACTCCACCTTCAAAGGTATTATGCCCGCCTGTATTGATGAATGGAAAGAAGGCAAGATCAAGGCAGCCGATGGTCTAGCCAAAGCATTCATAGAAAAGGGACGAGAGTGGGAGGCTAGTGGCGAGGGACGCGAGATAAAAAACGAGGCTGCCCAGCAGCTCATTAAGGTAGTGCTCCATCACGTCGAAGCGGACGCCGAGAAGATTGCCAGCCAATATAGCATTCCGTCTCGGAAACTACATTTTGAACTCGACGTGGGGAATGTTCCCCACTTGGTTGAGATTCAGGAATGGCTTGAAAATGAGTATTACGTCGGCTTTGATAAGGCCGTTGGTGAACTCATCGACTGGTTCAAAGGGTGGGCTGACTGGGCCGCCCCGCTTGTTAAGGGAGCCCTGTGGCTGGTAGGTCAGTTCGAAGTACTCATCGTCCCAGCGGTAGGCGGTCTCCTGAGTGACGCCGAAGCCGAGCAACATACGCAAAGACTGGCCGAGGAGCTTCACACCCAGATGCTCAAGCAGTTCCGCGATCAGCAGAAATCGGTTTTGCCTTGGATTCGATGA
- a CDS encoding PIN domain-containing protein gives MIVIDASAILEILLVTQAAQTIEDRIFSTIETLHAPHLLDLELAQVL, from the coding sequence GTGATCGTAATAGATGCCTCGGCAATCCTTGAAATACTTCTAGTTACCCAGGCAGCCCAGACCATTGAAGATCGTATCTTCTCAACGATAGAAACCCTCCATGCTCCTCACCTCCTCGATCTTGAACTCGCCCAGGTGCTATGA
- a CDS encoding transposase — MTEGQASEYGQANALIDQIQADYILADKGYDSDGFINSIEASGAVTVISLGKFDDRAGLIKAKRLSCQMEGKK, encoded by the coding sequence ATGACGGAAGGACAAGCCTCGGAGTACGGTCAAGCGAACGCACTGATTGATCAGATTCAAGCCGACTATATTTTAGCGGACAAAGGCTATGATAGTGACGGGTTTATTAATAGCATTGAAGCGTCAGGTGCGGTAACGGTTATTTCGCTTGGCAAGTTCGATGATAGAGCTGGCTTAATCAAAGCTAAGAGACTTAGTTGTCAGATGGAGGGAAAAAAATAG
- a CDS encoding aldehyde dehydrogenase family protein, with amino-acid sequence MSVLKINPNSKVEKFLNGTKRMYINGEFVKSKSQKTFETYNPATGEVLATVFEGGPEDVDVAVKAAREAFDNGPWLKMSAAERSRIMYKLADLMEEHAEELALLETLDNGKPIRESRNMDVPLSVEHMRYYAGWPTKIVGQTIPVSGPYFNYSRHEPLGVVGQIIPWNLPLLMAMYKMGAALAMGCTMVLKPSELTPLSTLYLAELTEKAGFPPGVFNVVPGFGGPVGVPLVEHPLVDKIGFTGSTQTGKVIMQNAAKTLKDITLELGGKSPNIIMPDADLSKAIPGALNGVMINQGQNCTAGSRVFVHKKHYDNVVAEMIDYANNIKQGPGIYNDTEIGPLISIGQQERVLSYIEKGVSEGAELVAGGKKFQEEGYFVKPTVFANVRDKMVIAKEEIFGPVLAAILFDDLDDLIERANNTPYGLAAGLWTRDVTNAHYIAAKLRAGTVWVNCYNVFDVATPFGGFKQSGIGRELGSYALNNYTAVKSVWIAMD; translated from the coding sequence GTGAGTGTTTTAAAAATTAATCCAAACTCGAAGGTAGAGAAATTTCTTAATGGTACAAAGCGGATGTACATTAATGGGGAATTTGTAAAAAGTAAATCGCAAAAAACGTTCGAAACGTATAATCCTGCAACAGGAGAAGTATTGGCAACTGTATTTGAAGGAGGACCAGAGGATGTTGATGTTGCGGTAAAAGCTGCTCGTGAGGCTTTTGATAACGGTCCATGGCTAAAAATGAGTGCTGCTGAAAGAAGCAGAATTATGTATAAACTAGCGGATCTGATGGAAGAGCATGCAGAAGAATTAGCACTGCTTGAAACATTAGATAATGGAAAACCAATCCGTGAATCTAGAAATATGGATGTGCCGCTTTCGGTGGAACATATGCGGTATTATGCTGGTTGGCCTACAAAAATTGTCGGTCAAACGATTCCGGTAAGTGGCCCGTATTTTAATTACTCACGTCATGAACCGTTGGGAGTCGTGGGACAAATTATTCCATGGAATTTACCATTGCTTATGGCGATGTATAAAATGGGTGCGGCATTGGCAATGGGATGTACGATGGTTCTTAAGCCTTCAGAACTAACACCCCTGTCAACTTTATACTTGGCGGAGTTAACGGAAAAAGCGGGGTTTCCTCCGGGTGTTTTCAATGTAGTTCCCGGTTTTGGTGGACCCGTTGGCGTACCATTAGTTGAACATCCGCTGGTTGATAAAATTGGATTTACGGGTTCTACACAGACCGGCAAAGTGATTATGCAAAATGCCGCAAAAACGTTAAAAGATATTACCTTAGAACTTGGTGGAAAATCCCCTAATATCATCATGCCAGATGCTGATTTATCTAAAGCAATCCCAGGTGCATTGAATGGAGTCATGATCAATCAAGGCCAAAATTGTACAGCAGGCTCCCGTGTCTTTGTTCATAAGAAGCATTATGATAATGTTGTGGCAGAAATGATTGATTATGCCAATAATATTAAACAAGGACCTGGAATTTATAATGATACTGAAATAGGACCTCTAATATCGATAGGTCAGCAAGAAAGGGTATTAAGTTATATTGAGAAAGGGGTTAGTGAAGGGGCAGAATTGGTTGCTGGTGGTAAAAAATTTCAGGAGGAAGGATACTTTGTAAAGCCAACCGTGTTTGCCAATGTACGCGATAAAATGGTTATTGCTAAGGAAGAGATCTTTGGACCCGTTCTTGCCGCAATTCTGTTTGATGACCTGGATGACTTGATTGAACGTGCTAACAATACACCGTATGGCCTAGCTGCCGGATTGTGGACACGGGATGTGACAAATGCACATTATATTGCAGCAAAACTCCGTGCCGGTACAGTTTGGGTGAATTGCTATAATGTTTTTGATGTTGCTACACCATTTGGTGGGTTTAAGCAATCTGGCATTGGACGCGAATTAGGCTCATACGCCCTGAATAATTATACTGCGGTTAAGAGTGTTTGGATTGCGATGGATTAA